In one Candidatus Hydrogenedentota bacterium genomic region, the following are encoded:
- a CDS encoding thioredoxin domain-containing protein: MGARIQLAIVSSLVCLLFLTVVTADDAQTTSGYTKEGSAAVDSQTTKPRHTNRLEHETSPYLLQHAHNPVDWYPWGEEALKRAREEDKPIFLSIGYSACHWCHVMERESFENEAIAEYLNQHFISIKVDREERPDLDEIYMMAVQIMTGGGGWPMTVFLTPDLKPFYGGTYYPPRDAYGRPGFMTVLKSIAEAWDSRRPEVTRSADQLTQYVKQSVTMRTGEPAAVDRDLIAQATRELGQTFDPRDGGFGDAPKFPSSPAIALLLRQYARTKEPHLLEMATITLKKMCEGGMYDHLGGGFHRYSVDAHWLVPHFEKMLYDNAQLVQVYLEAYQVTKDPLFARVARETLDYELREMQDPLGAFHSTEDADSEGQEGKYYIWTQDEIVGALGENDGKVLCAYYNVRREGNFDSHEHYHEGMNILHVRRSREEVAKSLSMSVEELNASLERGAAKLMEIRSKRVRPGLDDKVLTSWNGLMISALAQGYQVLGDTRYRDAGERAADFVLTRMMQDGALLRTHRHGESRLPGYLDDYAFMAVALIDLYEATFDIRWLEAADRFARTMLDRFWDANGGGFFFTTEDHRDVLLRTKPTYDGAEPSGNSMAALALLRLAKLLDNKTYYEKGEAVLRANHVNMKNASRGFLKMLCVADFHLSPTKEIAFVGAPDSAPVQAFLKALHGTFAPNKVIALLNPDSADASRIQEYLPLLQSKSLVDTLPAAYVCRDFACRQPATTVDAFLKALGEMES, encoded by the coding sequence ATGGGCGCACGAATCCAATTAGCGATTGTGAGCAGTCTCGTCTGCCTGCTGTTTCTCACGGTCGTGACGGCCGACGATGCGCAGACTACCAGTGGATATACAAAGGAAGGAAGTGCGGCAGTGGATTCCCAAACGACAAAGCCCCGGCACACCAACCGGTTGGAACATGAAACAAGCCCCTATCTGCTGCAACACGCGCACAATCCGGTTGATTGGTATCCGTGGGGCGAGGAAGCGCTGAAGCGGGCCCGCGAGGAGGACAAACCGATCTTTCTGTCCATCGGGTATTCGGCGTGTCATTGGTGCCATGTGATGGAACGGGAATCGTTCGAGAATGAGGCCATCGCGGAGTACCTCAACCAGCACTTCATCAGTATCAAGGTCGATCGTGAAGAACGGCCGGACCTGGACGAAATCTACATGATGGCCGTGCAGATCATGACGGGCGGAGGTGGCTGGCCGATGACCGTTTTCTTGACGCCCGACCTGAAGCCATTCTATGGCGGCACGTACTATCCGCCACGCGATGCGTATGGGCGGCCAGGATTCATGACCGTCTTGAAGTCCATCGCCGAGGCATGGGACTCCCGCCGTCCTGAAGTCACCCGCAGCGCGGACCAACTGACGCAGTATGTGAAGCAGAGCGTTACGATGCGCACCGGTGAACCGGCTGCGGTGGATCGCGATCTTATCGCGCAGGCCACGCGTGAGTTGGGGCAGACATTCGATCCGCGCGACGGAGGGTTTGGCGACGCGCCGAAGTTTCCGTCGAGTCCGGCGATTGCGCTTCTGCTTCGCCAATATGCGCGCACGAAAGAGCCCCATCTCCTGGAAATGGCAACCATAACGTTAAAGAAGATGTGCGAAGGCGGCATGTATGACCATTTGGGTGGCGGCTTTCATCGCTATTCCGTGGATGCACATTGGCTCGTGCCCCATTTCGAGAAGATGCTCTACGACAATGCCCAATTGGTTCAGGTCTATCTTGAGGCCTACCAGGTCACGAAGGACCCGCTGTTTGCGCGCGTTGCGCGCGAGACGCTCGATTACGAACTGCGCGAGATGCAGGACCCGCTTGGCGCGTTTCATTCCACCGAGGACGCGGATAGCGAAGGCCAGGAAGGCAAGTACTACATTTGGACGCAGGACGAAATTGTCGGCGCGTTGGGAGAGAATGACGGCAAAGTCTTGTGTGCGTACTACAACGTCCGGCGCGAAGGCAATTTCGATTCGCATGAGCACTATCACGAGGGCATGAACATCCTGCATGTGAGGCGTTCCCGCGAAGAGGTCGCCAAATCGCTATCCATGTCCGTGGAAGAGTTGAATGCCTCGCTAGAGAGAGGCGCGGCTAAGCTGATGGAGATTCGCTCCAAGCGCGTGCGGCCGGGTCTCGACGATAAAGTGCTGACTTCGTGGAATGGGCTGATGATCTCAGCATTGGCTCAGGGTTACCAAGTGCTGGGAGACACGCGGTATCGCGATGCGGGGGAACGCGCGGCGGACTTTGTCTTGACGCGCATGATGCAGGATGGCGCATTACTGCGTACACACCGTCATGGTGAAAGCCGACTGCCCGGCTATCTCGATGACTACGCTTTCATGGCGGTCGCGTTGATCGATCTGTATGAGGCTACGTTCGACATTCGATGGCTGGAAGCCGCGGATCGGTTCGCAAGAACGATGCTGGATCGTTTCTGGGATGCCAACGGTGGCGGGTTCTTCTTCACCACGGAGGATCACCGCGATGTTCTGCTGCGTACTAAGCCCACGTACGACGGCGCGGAACCTTCGGGGAATTCCATGGCTGCCTTGGCCTTGTTGCGCTTGGCGAAACTACTCGACAACAAGACGTATTATGAGAAGGGCGAGGCGGTTTTGCGGGCAAACCACGTGAACATGAAGAACGCCTCGCGTGGGTTCTTGAAGATGCTGTGTGTCGCGGATTTCCACCTGTCCCCCACTAAGGAAATTGCCTTCGTTGGCGCACCGGACAGCGCTCCGGTGCAAGCCTTTCTAAAGGCCTTGCACGGTACATTTGCACCGAATAAAGTGATCGCGTTACTCAATCCGGATTCGGCTGACGCTTCACGCATTCAAGAGTATCTGCCGCTTCTGCAGTCGAAATCGCTGGTGGATACGTTGCCGGCAGCGTACGTATGTCGCGACTTTGCGTGCCGGCAACCCGCAACAACGGTGGATGCTTTCTTGAAAGCGCTGGGCGAGATGGAGTCGTAA